aaattatacatttttgtgatgaAATACACAGACAAAACAGTCTTTCGATTCCTCTCGATTCCATCAAAAAGGCTtggaggaaaaagaaaaagaagcctAGTAATGGATGAGACGGACTCTTCCTCAGTCCAGCAGAGTCTAAAGTCAACTGTTATTATCTCGAAACAAACCGTGAATGCTGAGCACCGTTCTGAGCTTCttggcaaaaaaatattaagtgccCTTGTATGAGAAACAGTCTGATGCTTTAAGGTGTGGTGCTGGTGGTCCTGGAGGGTTTGGGATGAGTGGGAGTGTGTTACTGAGGAGGTAAGGGGATGCCGCGGGGGTCTGTGACCTGCCCTTCCTGTAGGTTTTTGACCAGCTGAGCGAGCCAGCGTTTGGTGGTGGAGTCGTCCTTTAGCACTTGAGCAAACGTGGTGTCCTTTAACTGGTCGGGCAGGCACTGACGCAGAGCTTCTCTCGCCCTGAGAGACACAAAATATGATTTAGATTTCCTTTTTTTTGATGCACCCCCTACAGGCCAACAAGGAACTCTAAAAGCAGGGGAAAAAAATACCTGGAGTTGTCAGAGAGTCGTAAATAACAGCGCACAACATGCTTCAGCAGGCGAGCCGAAGGCTCCTTAGACAACTGAAGAACCATCTTCCCctgcaagacaaaaaaataaagatgtgtGTGTAAAAATCTGTAGGTAAATCGGTTACAAATCACCTTGCAAAACTGATTAATATcggcatttattaaaaaataaataaaaaatgaatcacCAGAATCATGGCGACATGTGAAAAGCGTTCGTAGGTCTGGCAGATATACGCAAGACCCGTGTCATCCAGGAGGATCTTCTGCAGTATAAATGTGGCCACCTGGGAGAAACACACACCTGCTAAATACATCCATCCTTCTGAATCCACTCATTAAGAATATATGTTAGAGGGAAGATTTTAGAAAGCGGACCGTTTTGGAGAGCTCGCTGCCGGACTCCATGATGCGCAGACAGAGAGGAATGATTTCGGTGGTCAACAGGAAGTTGATCACCTCCTGCTCATCTGTTTTCACTAGTGCACCTGtaagagaaacacatttcagTCCACTCTTTCATACGAAGAGGCTTCTTGATTGTTTTCTGGATCAGCTGGCTTTCTTACCGATAACACCCAGACTTGTGAGCCGCAGGTATTCAAAGGGGCGGGTTTTACTGACCGTGTGCAGAAAGGGGTACAGAAAAAGAGGGATGTGAGCTGCCAGGAAAGCAGAGCTGAGGATGAAGAACAAAAGGGGCAGCGGGGGGGGAGTCAGTGTAGCACAGAATTAATAAGAGTTTATAATTTGATGTGTGTACAGGAAGTGAGTTACCGTGTCTCTACGTGGGAGGCCACACACTG
This DNA window, taken from Carassius auratus strain Wakin chromosome 47, ASM336829v1, whole genome shotgun sequence, encodes the following:
- the LOC113064786 gene encoding CCR4-NOT transcription complex subunit 9-like isoform X2 is translated as MLATGTVDRDKIYQWINELSSPETRENALLELSKKRESVADLAPMLWHSCGTIAALLQEIVNIYPSINPPTLTAHQSNRVCNALALLQCVASHVETRSAFLAAHIPLFLYPFLHTVSKTRPFEYLRLTSLGVIGALVKTDEQEVINFLLTTEIIPLCLRIMESGSELSKTVATFILQKILLDDTGLAYICQTYERFSHVAMILGKMVLQLSKEPSARLLKHVVRCYLRLSDNSRAREALRQCLPDQLKDTTFAQVLKDDSTTKRWLAQLVKNLQEGQVTDPRGIPLPPQ
- the LOC113064786 gene encoding CCR4-NOT transcription complex subunit 9-like isoform X1; the protein is MLATGTTVTTVGLTQVDRDKIYQWINELSSPETRENALLELSKKRESVADLAPMLWHSCGTIAALLQEIVNIYPSINPPTLTAHQSNRVCNALALLQCVASHVETRSAFLAAHIPLFLYPFLHTVSKTRPFEYLRLTSLGVIGALVKTDEQEVINFLLTTEIIPLCLRIMESGSELSKTVATFILQKILLDDTGLAYICQTYERFSHVAMILGKMVLQLSKEPSARLLKHVVRCYLRLSDNSRAREALRQCLPDQLKDTTFAQVLKDDSTTKRWLAQLVKNLQEGQVTDPRGIPLPPQ